From [Clostridium] symbiosum, a single genomic window includes:
- a CDS encoding ABC transporter permease, with protein sequence MLLENMFMAFSALRANKMRSFLTMLGIIIGIGSVISIVSIGDTMRGMFSSLYQDIGITQAYLGIGYWIDDTRQSDYFTMDELSRIKSVFGDKISYIDSSMSTSADAIAGRNKIKFNFEGIDYNYNDVQPVDILYGRYLNEGDVKARRNNAVLEVGSAKMLFGTDNAVGRTFRTQLYGNVQEFTVVGVYEKKQSAFQKLMMGTPSDKGSAYIPWTLLTWPNDYFYYCHFFADTTMSEAELNTFYDDLLTYVAKTKGREKSEFYMETAISQMGQVDSMMAGLSMAVGGIAAISLIVGGIGIMNIMLVSVTERTREIGIRKALGARTRDVLIQFLTESAILSACGGLIGILLGGGLVTLVGAAIGVPTIVKPGVILVAVTFSAVVGIFFGLYPASKAAKSDPIDALRYE encoded by the coding sequence ATGCTGTTAGAAAATATGTTCATGGCTTTTTCAGCCCTCCGGGCCAATAAGATGAGGTCGTTTCTGACCATGCTTGGAATTATCATCGGTATCGGTTCTGTTATCTCGATTGTATCTATCGGCGATACGATGAGGGGAATGTTCTCAAGCCTCTACCAGGATATCGGCATCACCCAGGCATACCTGGGAATCGGTTACTGGATTGACGATACAAGACAGAGCGATTACTTTACAATGGATGAATTAAGCCGCATTAAATCGGTCTTTGGCGACAAAATCAGCTACATCGACAGCTCCATGTCCACCTCGGCCGATGCCATTGCCGGACGCAACAAGATTAAGTTCAATTTCGAGGGAATCGACTATAATTACAACGATGTGCAGCCCGTGGATATTCTGTACGGAAGATATTTAAATGAGGGCGATGTCAAGGCAAGGAGAAATAATGCGGTCCTGGAAGTGGGCAGCGCCAAAATGCTGTTCGGCACGGATAACGCCGTGGGCCGGACCTTCAGAACCCAGCTCTATGGAAATGTCCAGGAATTTACGGTGGTGGGCGTCTACGAAAAGAAACAGAGCGCCTTCCAGAAACTGATGATGGGCACTCCGAGTGATAAGGGAAGCGCATACATACCGTGGACTCTCTTAACCTGGCCCAATGATTACTTCTATTACTGCCATTTCTTTGCGGATACGACGATGAGTGAGGCGGAGCTGAATACCTTTTACGACGATCTCCTGACCTATGTGGCAAAGACAAAGGGCCGTGAGAAGTCAGAATTCTATATGGAGACGGCCATCAGCCAGATGGGGCAGGTAGACTCCATGATGGCGGGACTTTCCATGGCAGTGGGCGGCATTGCCGCAATTTCCCTGATTGTAGGCGGTATCGGAATCATGAATATCATGCTGGTATCCGTGACGGAGAGGACCAGGGAGATCGGCATCCGAAAAGCGCTGGGAGCAAGAACCAGGGACGTCCTGATCCAGTTCCTTACGGAATCTGCGATTCTCTCGGCCTGCGGAGGACTGATTGGAATTCTTCTGGGAGGCGGCCTCGTCACCCTGGTTGGTGCCGCAATCGGTGTGCCGACTATCGTCAAACCGGGAGTGATCCTGGTGGCCGTGACGTTCTCGGCCGTTGTCGGAATCTTTTTCGGCCTCTATCCCGCGTCGAAAGCGGCGAAATCCGACCCCATTGACGCACTGCGGTACGAATAA
- a CDS encoding ABC transporter permease, producing MKGLLVFKERLKAFYGKNSAFVIPVLKFIVAFTAIFLINRNAGFMPKISGSLVPVAMGLVATCLPYGTIAFLAGGFLLIQLYAASLEVAVITCIFLFIVVLLYYGFQPGDSILLLVTPILFFFKIPFAIPLLVGLAGSLVSVIPMSCGIFIYYVIMYVKQNSSFLAGSEQVEMTQVFAQVVKSLIGNQTMLVMIAAGCLGVLVVHVVKNLSINYSWGAAITAGSIIQLVVIFIGDFKFGVSVSVPGLIIAILLSAAVAGVYHFFVFAVDYSRTEFVQFEDDDYYYYVKAVPKIAVTKPDVKVQKINTRRTPRQK from the coding sequence ATGAAGGGACTTCTGGTTTTTAAAGAGAGGCTCAAAGCATTTTATGGTAAAAACAGCGCATTTGTAATCCCAGTACTGAAGTTTATTGTAGCGTTTACCGCTATATTTCTGATAAACAGGAATGCCGGTTTTATGCCTAAAATATCGGGCTCCCTGGTACCGGTGGCCATGGGACTTGTAGCCACCTGCCTGCCGTACGGGACCATCGCGTTTCTGGCCGGCGGTTTTCTTTTAATACAGCTGTATGCTGCATCCCTGGAGGTGGCGGTGATCACGTGCATTTTCCTGTTTATTGTGGTCCTGCTCTATTACGGGTTTCAGCCGGGGGACAGCATCCTTCTTTTAGTGACGCCGATCCTGTTCTTTTTCAAGATACCCTTTGCCATTCCGCTCTTAGTGGGGCTGGCGGGCAGCCTGGTGTCGGTAATTCCGATGAGCTGCGGGATTTTCATTTATTACGTAATTATGTATGTGAAGCAGAACAGCAGCTTCCTGGCGGGAAGCGAACAGGTCGAGATGACCCAGGTCTTTGCCCAGGTGGTGAAAAGCCTGATAGGCAACCAGACCATGCTTGTCATGATTGCGGCGGGATGCCTGGGCGTCCTGGTGGTGCACGTTGTTAAAAATCTTTCAATTAACTATTCCTGGGGGGCCGCGATCACGGCCGGTTCCATTATCCAGTTAGTTGTAATCTTTATTGGTGATTTTAAGTTCGGCGTGTCGGTATCGGTGCCGGGCCTTATTATTGCGATTTTATTGTCGGCGGCGGTCGCTGGCGTGTATCACTTTTTTGTATTTGCCGTAGACTATAGCAGGACAGAGTTTGTTCAGTTTGAGGATGATGATTATTATTACTATGTGAAGGCGGTTCCGAAGATCGCGGTGACAAAACCCGATGTAAAGGTGCAGAAGATTAACACGCGGAGGACGCCGAGACAAAAATAA
- the cdaA gene encoding diadenylate cyclase CdaA, whose amino-acid sequence MADIIKELYSWIAFVPEITFKNFIEIAIITIVVYEMLVWIKNTRAWTLLKGILFIFAFVLVAAILELDTILWLLEKTSYIAVTAILIIFQPELRKALEQLGSKNVLTNLFTADDVKKNESFTEKTINELVRASFEMGKVKTGALMVIEKATSLGEIERTGIEVDGIVTSQLLINIFEHNTPLHDGAVVIRGNRVTAATCYLPLSDNMAISKDLGTRHRAAVGVSESTDSVTIVVSEETGRVSVASGGQLRRVASGDELRSLLSTLVKHDETSAGRFKIWKGRRKNERKAD is encoded by the coding sequence ATGGCCGATATTATTAAGGAACTGTATTCCTGGATAGCATTTGTGCCGGAGATTACTTTCAAAAACTTCATAGAAATTGCAATTATTACGATAGTTGTATATGAGATGCTGGTATGGATTAAGAATACAAGAGCATGGACCCTCCTGAAAGGTATTCTCTTTATATTTGCGTTCGTCCTTGTGGCCGCCATATTGGAACTTGATACGATCCTGTGGCTGCTGGAAAAGACTTCTTATATTGCGGTGACGGCTATTCTGATTATTTTCCAGCCGGAGCTTCGTAAGGCCCTGGAACAGCTTGGCAGCAAGAATGTCCTGACCAACCTGTTTACGGCGGATGACGTGAAGAAGAATGAAAGTTTTACCGAGAAGACAATTAATGAACTGGTGAGAGCCAGCTTTGAGATGGGCAAGGTGAAGACAGGCGCCCTGATGGTAATCGAGAAAGCGACCTCCCTGGGAGAGATCGAGAGAACCGGAATCGAAGTGGACGGCATCGTAACAAGCCAGCTTCTGATCAACATATTCGAACACAATACACCCCTGCACGACGGCGCCGTCGTTATCCGGGGAAACCGTGTCACGGCTGCAACCTGTTATCTGCCTCTGTCGGACAACATGGCGATCAGCAAAGACCTGGGAACAAGGCACAGGGCTGCCGTTGGAGTCAGTGAATCGACGGACAGCGTGACAATCGTTGTCTCCGAGGAGACGGGACGCGTGTCGGTGGCATCGGGAGGCCAGCTCCGCAGAGTTGCAAGCGGAGACGAGCTGAGGAGCCTTCTGTCGACCCTGGTAAAACATGACGAGACGAGTGCAGGCAGATTTAAGATTTGGAAGGGAAGGCGGAAGAATGAAAGAAAAGCTGACTAA
- a CDS encoding CdaR family protein, with protein MKEKLTKNSGLKLISLLCAFFVWLAVVNVANPVTTDTKEVPVEPINEQVLEKADLTYDIVGKKTAVITYRIRTKDKYKIKTSDFRAYADLAEMYDVTGAIPIKVEVVNNNELFETTPTVKSPEVIKIQTEALQTKDFPLKALPYGNLADGYQPGEITMSPDHVSIKGPVSLIGQINGVGIEFNIDGVSSDISGTETPVFFDANGNSLMEQLGDSVKVLGGDISYTMQVLKTKTVPLDFVVTGEVAQGYKYTGVETSVKNVEVAGLKSDLAGMSTITVQDPLLNIDGATTDKVCEIDLKDFLEPNVTIAGMSDTVIKVVLKVEPLREKTFTVDTKDIPMSGKSDGYSYTFDDEKAEIKVRGLKEDLDSLSTAKMSIHADVTGLGVGTHNVRVSLQLDDAFEVIAYPEVSITIAEKSPADVVSGTAAETKAGESKPNETKSNETKSAESSAAESKPAESKPEE; from the coding sequence ATGAAAGAAAAGCTGACTAAAAATTCCGGACTGAAGCTGATTTCCCTGCTCTGTGCATTTTTTGTATGGCTGGCTGTTGTGAATGTGGCCAATCCGGTGACTACAGACACAAAAGAGGTTCCGGTGGAACCGATCAACGAACAGGTTCTGGAAAAAGCGGATCTGACCTACGACATAGTAGGAAAGAAGACGGCGGTTATTACCTACCGCATCAGGACCAAGGATAAGTATAAGATAAAGACCAGTGATTTCAGGGCATATGCGGATCTTGCCGAGATGTATGACGTGACGGGAGCCATCCCGATCAAGGTTGAGGTTGTGAATAACAATGAACTGTTTGAGACGACGCCGACGGTAAAATCGCCGGAGGTCATTAAGATACAGACGGAAGCGCTGCAGACTAAGGATTTCCCGTTAAAGGCGCTGCCGTACGGCAATCTGGCCGACGGATACCAGCCGGGTGAGATTACGATGTCCCCGGATCATGTGAGCATCAAGGGACCGGTTTCACTGATTGGACAGATCAATGGAGTTGGTATTGAGTTTAATATTGACGGCGTCAGCAGCGATATTTCCGGGACGGAAACTCCTGTATTCTTTGATGCCAACGGAAACAGCCTGATGGAGCAGCTTGGTGACAGCGTAAAAGTACTGGGCGGAGACATCAGTTATACAATGCAGGTTCTTAAGACCAAGACGGTGCCGCTCGACTTTGTGGTCACGGGCGAAGTTGCCCAGGGATACAAGTATACGGGCGTGGAGACAAGCGTTAAGAACGTGGAAGTGGCAGGACTTAAGTCGGATCTGGCGGGTATGAGCACGATAACGGTTCAAGATCCGCTTCTCAACATCGACGGCGCCACCACGGACAAGGTCTGCGAGATCGATTTGAAGGATTTCCTGGAACCGAACGTCACGATAGCCGGTATGAGCGATACGGTCATTAAGGTGGTTCTCAAGGTGGAGCCTCTGAGAGAGAAGACGTTTACGGTAGATACGAAGGACATACCGATGAGCGGTAAGTCGGACGGCTACTCCTACACATTTGACGATGAGAAAGCGGAAATCAAAGTGCGCGGGCTCAAAGAGGATCTGGACAGCCTTTCCACGGCAAAGATGAGTATCCATGCCGATGTGACGGGGCTTGGAGTGGGAACCCATAACGTCAGGGTGTCGCTTCAGCTGGATGATGCATTCGAAGTAATTGCTTATCCCGAAGTGTCGATCACGATTGCCGAGAAGTCACCGGCCGATGTGGTTTCCGGAACCGCGGCCGAGACAAAAGCGGGTGAATCAAAACCAAATGAAACGAAATCAAATGAGACAAAATCGGCTGAAAGCAGCGCGGCTGAATCAAAACCTGCTGAAAGTAAGCCGGAAGAATAG
- a CDS encoding HPr family phosphocarrier protein → MVKAKIKIRNPIGLHLRPAGIFCNEAGKFDCSIMFSFRNSVSNAKSVLSVLGACIKCGDEIEFICDGKDEEEALSAMLKIVNDGLGE, encoded by the coding sequence ATGGTTAAGGCAAAAATAAAAATTAGGAACCCAATCGGCCTCCATCTGAGGCCGGCCGGGATTTTCTGTAATGAAGCTGGAAAGTTTGACTGCTCCATTATGTTCAGTTTCAGAAATTCAGTATCGAATGCCAAGAGCGTGCTGAGCGTTCTGGGGGCCTGCATCAAATGCGGGGATGAGATTGAATTTATCTGTGACGGTAAAGACGAGGAGGAAGCATTGTCCGCGATGTTAAAGATCGTGAACGACGGCCTCGGCGAGTAA